From one Octopus bimaculoides isolate UCB-OBI-ISO-001 chromosome 1, ASM119413v2, whole genome shotgun sequence genomic stretch:
- the LOC106870635 gene encoding rab GDP dissociation inhibitor alpha encodes MDETYDVIVLGTGLKECILSGMLSVVGKRVLHMDRNKYYGGESASMTPLEELYSKFGMGTPPSEFGRGRDWNVDLIPKFLMANGQLVKILIKTGVTRYLEFKSVEGSFVYKGGKVYKVPASEREALSSTLLGLFEKRRFRRFLQFVQDFDEDDPSTWCNVNPESTTSEELYKNYKLDCGTIDFTGHALSLYLNDNYMTRPAIDTIKRCRLYSDSLSRFGRSPYLYPLYGLGELPQGFARLSAIYGGTYMLDKPVDELIFEEGKAVGVKSQGQVANCKMIICDPSYAPEKCKKQGQVVRAICILDHCIPDTDNSLSCQIIIPQSQVNRQNDIYVCCVSYAHNVAAKNFYLAIVSTTAETDNPENELSAGLNLLGPIKQKFVSISDLLEPIDDGTDSRLFISKNYDATTHFETTCNDVLDIFKRATGEDFDFSKVTHAGMEDNC; translated from the exons gAATGCATTCTCAGTGGCATGTTGTCAGTAGTTGGCAAACGAGTTCTTCACATGGATCGGAATAAATACTATGGAGGGGAGAGTGCATCCATGACACCATTAGAAGAA CTTTATTCGAAATTTGGCATGGGAACCCCaccgagtgaatttggtagaggcaGAGATTGGAATGTGGATCTCATCCCTAAATTCCTCATGGCAAATG gTCAGTTGGTGAAGATTTTAATAAAAACTGGTGTCACTAGATATTTAGAGTTCAAATCAGTTGAAGGTAGCTTTGTATATAAAGGTGGCAAGGTATATAAAGTGCCAGCCTCAGAAAGGGAAGCTTTAAGTTCAA ctctgTTAGGATTGTTTGAAAAACGTCGCTTCCGTAGGTTTTTACAGTTTGTGCAGGATTTTGATGAAGATGATCCCTCAACCTGGTGCAATGTAAACCCTGAATCGACAACATCAGAGGAattatataagaattataaattGGACTGCGGCACTATAGACTTTACTGGACATgctttatctctctatttaaatGATAA TTACATGACTAGACCTGCTATTGACACCATCAAACGATGCAGACTTTACAGTGACTCTTTATCTCGTTTTGGAAGATCTCCTTATTTGTATCCCTTATATGGTCTTGGAGAGTTACCACAGGGATTTGCTCG ACTAAGTGCAATTTATGGTGGAACTTACATGTTGGACAAACCAGTCGATGAACTGATCTTTGAAGAAGGTAAAGCTGTAGGAGTGAAATCGCAAGGACAGGTAGCTAATTGTAAAATGATCATCTGTGATCCGTCTTATGCTCCAGAGAAGTGTAAAAAGCAAGGACAG GTTGTCCGAGCAATCTGCATTCTTGATCATTGTATTCCTGATACAGACAATAGTTTATCATGTCAGATAATCATTCCACAATCCCAGGTGAACAGGCAAAATG ATATTTATGTTTGTTGTGTCTCTTATGCACATAATGTCGCAGCGAAAAATTTCTATTTGGCCATTGTGAGCACCACTGCAGAGACTGACAATCCTGAAAATGAACTTAGTGCAGGTCTGAACCTCCTCGGCCCCATCAAACAAAA GTTTGTATCAATCAGTGATCTTTTAGAACCAATAGATGATGGTACAGACAGTCGG ctctttatctcCAAGAATTATGATGCCACCACTCACTTTGAAACTACATGTAACGATGTTTTGGATATTTTCAAACGAGCCACTGGGGAAGATTTTGACTTTTCGAAAGTCACACATGCTGGAATGGAAGATAATTGCTGA